The window AAAGGTCATCCAGCTTTTTATTCTCTGGAACAAAGTAGGCCTCTCGCAATAACTTTGTCCATTCAAAATTCTTACGGTCGATATATGGCAACAAATCCTTTACGTACAATACACCTGTAATATTGTCCACACTTTCCTTAAAAACAGGAATGCGGGAATACCCGTTACTAATCACTCTAGGTACAATTTCTTTGAAGTTGAGATTTTCATCCAGCGCAAAAACATCTGTCCTGTTGCGCATCACATTTTTTGTGTCTGTATTACCGAAGCTTACAATCCCTTGCAGTAATTGCTGTTCTTCATCAGTGGTATCATTCTCGTCAGTCAATTCAAGGGCTTGAGACAGTTGAGAAACGGTAATATTAGATTTTTTGCTACCTAGACGGTCTTGAATTTGCAAGGTTACATATCGCATAGGCAAACTCATAAAACTGAATAGTTTGTCTAATACATTAAGCGGTACAGCCATAAAATTAGCAAACCCAATGGGGTTCCTATTAGCATACACCTTAGGGAATATCTCACCAAAAAGCAAAATTAAAAAAGTCACGGCACCTACTTCAATCACAAAACGCAACACCTCATTTTCCAGTCCACTGAACCAAACTTCGGCTAGAATACTAAAAATCAAAACTGATGTAATATTGATGGCATTGTTAGCGATCAATATGGTCGCTAACAACTTTTTAGGGCGATCCAGCAATTTAGCTACAATTTCCCGTCTCGGGAATTTGACATCTTGCTCTTCCAGCTCTGTATTACTAAGAGAAAACAGGGCTACTTCTGCGCCACTTATCAAGGCACTAAATAAGAGGAGTATGACAAACACGATCAAGTAGATCAACTGCTCTGGTTGGGTAATCATCAACAACTGCACTAAGGGCAATGGGTCTGGATCCAATTTCTAATTTTTAGAGTTGATTAAAATGGCAAATCATCGTCCTCGTCATTGTCCATGGACTGCGGCACGGGAGCTGATGTTTGTTTGGCTGGTGCTTGACTTGCTTGTGGCTGGGCTTGTTGAGGCTGGCTAGAGTTAGATGTAGCATTTTCATTTTTCGGAGTCAAGAACGTAAACTCCTGTACCTGAATCTCAGTAGTATAGCGCTGTTGGCCATCCTCACCGGTCCATTGGCGGCTCTTGATGCGTCCTTCTATATATACTTTATCACCTTTATGCAGGTATTTCTCACAAACTTCGGCTGCCTTGTTACGCACGACACAGTTGTGCCATTCCGTATTTGAAACCCGCTCACCAGTGTTACGGTTCACGTACTCCTCATTAGTCGCTAGTGGGAAACGCCCTATGCAATTACCACCTTCAAAATATTTCATCTTGACCTCA of the Nonlabens marinus S1-08 genome contains:
- a CDS encoding single-stranded DNA-binding protein → MAGTLNKVMLIGHTGDEVKMKYFEGGNCIGRFPLATNEEYVNRNTGERVSNTEWHNCVVRNKAAEVCEKYLHKGDKVYIEGRIKSRQWTGEDGQQRYTTEIQVQEFTFLTPKNENATSNSSQPQQAQPQASQAPAKQTSAPVPQSMDNDEDDDLPF
- a CDS encoding gliding motility-associated protein GldE; amino-acid sequence: MDPDPLPLVQLLMITQPEQLIYLIVFVILLLFSALISGAEVALFSLSNTELEEQDVKFPRREIVAKLLDRPKKLLATILIANNAINITSVLIFSILAEVWFSGLENEVLRFVIEVGAVTFLILLFGEIFPKVYANRNPIGFANFMAVPLNVLDKLFSFMSLPMRYVTLQIQDRLGSKKSNITVSQLSQALELTDENDTTDEEQQLLQGIVSFGNTDTKNVMRNRTDVFALDENLNFKEIVPRVISNGYSRIPVFKESVDNITGVLYVKDLLPYIDRKNFEWTKLLREAYFVPENKKLDDLLQDFQEQKKHLAIVVDEYGGTSGLITLEDIIEEIVGDISDEFDDENLIYSKLDDRNFIFEGKTSIKDFYRIVDFEDETIAIFENAKGESETIAGFLLEQTGHFPRKLDKIIFEGFTFVIESMDKKRIKQIKCTTP